One genomic segment of Pseudomonas fortuita includes these proteins:
- the hutU gene encoding urocanate hydratase produces the protein MTDNNKYRDVEIRAPRGNKLTAKSWLTEAPLRMLMNNLDPQVAENPKELVVYGGIGRAARNWECYDKIVETLTRLEDDETLLVQSGKPVGVFKTHSNAPRVLIANSNLVPHWANWEHFNELDAKGLAMYGQMTAGSWIYIGSQGIVQGTYETFVEAGRQHYGGSLKGKWVLTAGLGGMGGAQPLAATLAGACSLNIECQQSRIDFRLETRYVDEQATDLDDALARIAKYTGEGKAISIALHGNAAEILPELVKRGVRPDMVTDQTSAHDPLNGYLPAGWTWEQYRDRAQTEPAAVVKAAKQSMAVHVQAMLDFQKQGVPTFDYGNNIRQMAKEEGVANAFDFPGFVPAYIRPLFCRGVGPFRWAALSGEAEDIYKTDAKVKELIPDDAHLHRWLDMARERISFQGLPARICWVGLGLRAKLGLAFNEMVRSGELSAPVVIGRDHLDSGSVSSPNRETEAMRDGSDAVSDWPLLNALLNTAGGATWVSLHHGGGVGMGFSQHSGMVIVCDGTDEAAERIARVLTNDPGTGVMRHADAGYDIAIDCAKEQGLDLPMITG, from the coding sequence GTGACCGACAACAACAAATACCGTGACGTTGAAATCCGTGCCCCACGTGGCAACAAGCTGACCGCCAAAAGCTGGCTGACCGAAGCGCCACTGCGCATGCTGATGAACAACCTCGACCCACAGGTTGCGGAAAACCCGAAAGAACTGGTGGTGTACGGCGGTATCGGCCGCGCCGCGCGTAACTGGGAATGCTACGACAAGATCGTCGAAACCCTGACCCGCCTGGAAGACGACGAAACCCTGCTGGTGCAGTCGGGCAAGCCGGTCGGCGTGTTCAAGACCCACAGCAATGCCCCGCGCGTGCTGATTGCCAACTCCAACCTGGTGCCGCACTGGGCCAACTGGGAGCACTTCAACGAACTGGACGCCAAAGGCCTGGCCATGTACGGCCAGATGACCGCCGGCAGCTGGATCTACATCGGCAGCCAGGGCATCGTCCAGGGCACTTATGAAACCTTCGTCGAAGCCGGTCGCCAGCACTACGGTGGCAGCCTGAAAGGCAAGTGGGTACTCACCGCAGGCCTCGGCGGCATGGGCGGCGCCCAGCCATTGGCGGCTACCCTGGCCGGCGCCTGCTCGCTGAACATCGAATGCCAGCAGAGCCGCATCGACTTCCGCCTGGAAACCCGCTACGTCGACGAGCAGGCCACTGATCTCGACGACGCTCTGGCGCGTATCGCCAAATACACCGGCGAAGGCAAGGCCATTTCCATCGCCCTGCATGGCAACGCCGCCGAAATCCTGCCAGAGCTGGTCAAGCGTGGCGTACGCCCCGACATGGTCACCGACCAGACCAGCGCCCACGACCCTCTGAACGGCTACCTGCCTGCGGGCTGGACCTGGGAACAGTACCGCGACCGCGCGCAGACCGAACCTGCTGCTGTGGTCAAGGCGGCCAAGCAGTCGATGGCTGTGCACGTGCAGGCTATGCTGGACTTCCAGAAGCAGGGTGTCCCGACCTTCGACTATGGCAACAACATCCGCCAGATGGCCAAGGAAGAGGGCGTGGCCAATGCCTTCGACTTCCCGGGCTTCGTCCCTGCCTATATCCGTCCCCTGTTCTGCCGCGGCGTAGGCCCGTTCCGCTGGGCGGCGCTGTCTGGCGAGGCCGAGGACATCTACAAGACCGACGCCAAGGTCAAGGAACTGATCCCCGACGACGCCCACCTGCACCGCTGGCTGGACATGGCCCGCGAGCGCATCAGCTTCCAGGGCCTGCCAGCACGTATCTGCTGGGTTGGCCTGGGCCTGCGCGCCAAGTTGGGCCTGGCTTTCAACGAAATGGTCCGCAGCGGCGAGCTGTCGGCGCCGGTCGTGATCGGCCGTGACCACCTGGACTCGGGTTCGGTCTCCAGCCCCAACCGCGAAACCGAAGCCATGCGTGATGGCTCGGACGCTGTGTCCGACTGGCCGCTGCTCAACGCCCTGCTGAACACCGCAGGCGGCGCTACCTGGGTGTCGCTGCACCATGGTGGTGGCGTGGGCATGGGCTTCTCGCAGCACTCGGGCATGGTCATCGTCTGCGACGGCACCGATGAAGCCGCCGAGCGCATCGCCCGTGTACTGACCAACGACCCAGGGACTGGCGTCATGCGCCACGCCGATGCCGGTTATGACATCGCCATCGACTGCGCCAAGGAGCAGGGCCTGGACCTGCCGATGATCACTGGCTGA